The Raphanus sativus cultivar WK10039 chromosome 2, ASM80110v3, whole genome shotgun sequence DNA segment CACAGTAAAGGGGTATCTAGCTAAGTATGGTCTTCTTTTGTCCTCTTTGGGGTTTTTTAACCCTTTGCTTAATGATAActtcagtgttaaaaaaaaaaaagctaagtATGGTCTTCTTTGTGTATATGAACCCCAATTTCTATTcaataaaagtattatatacatgtaataaaaatcgAAATCCCTAGATATTAGttctaaactataaatacaAGTTGTTTCATTgccatattatatataaataaagtatacACAAGAGAAGACTAATTAATTAGTATATCAACTATAGTCTATACATAAAGTTAGAAGAAATTGAATAGAGATCCGATTTAAATAGTGGAAGAATTCGTCCTTTGTAGATTCTCTTGCTTACGCCTCCATGGAATCACTTGCTTAAACCCTTCGTAAACCCTTGCCTGCGTTTTAAACATCGAATAATTGAGTTACCTCATAAccaaaaatgtattattatGTCTTcattattttaagattttgataataaagtaaataaacaaataattatggACTTTTGAAAAAGTATGTATAACTTCTGATTTTTCAGTTTAGCTGAAAAGGTAAACTTACCCAAAAATCTGACTTTGTTGCATGAGAGAGATTAAAAAGGTTTCCTTTTCTTTGAAGTCTTCTGAAAAGTTTTACTTTTGTACCGCCGTCACTGGCGAAGTCATATCCTCCTCCAGCCCAATCCTTCCGGCAATCGCAGCCACCGTCTCTAAAACGTGAAAAGTCATATACACCCTCAGACACCTCTTTGCAATTCCCGAAACTTCCCCATCTACTTGACCCAAACGGTCTCTTTTCCCCCGGCGCGGGAACACCTCTCAACTTCCTGATCACAGCCGCCGATCTGGGAAGCGACAGTGAACGGCGACGTAAATCGTTCGGACCGTCGAGAACAGTGGTCGGAGAAGGCTCGTTCGCCGTGGACGATTTACAAGCTTCTCCGGGCAAAACAAGCCTAGGAGGAAGGTCCAAGCATCTCGTAGCTCCTCTGTTTTCTCCGGTCTGGTTCCTTCTCGGCAGTTTTCTAACGGAGGAACGAGGCTTTCCGGGAGCTTCTTCCCATAGAAAAGGAACAGAACCGGCTATGTTAACGGGCGGTGTAGCTAATCCCGGAGTTTCATATGGTCTGTTCATTGGATATGTAAACATAGGAAGCTTAGGCGTCGAACAGAACCGATCTTGATCTTTAGTAAAACTCATGTCTTTGTGTTCTTGTAATGAAACCCAATAATGTTTGACGTTATATGAAATGGGTTGGGATTAAATAGACCGAAAAGAAAACCTTTACAGGGAGTGGATTCATTTGAACATAGAAAAGGAAAAGTTAAGGAGGATGTATAATGGTAGAGAAGACATGaagcagaagaaaagaaaatatataaaaatgaattgaatttaaaaataaaaaaaataaatgttaacgCTCCTGTTTTGTGCTTCTTGTTTCACGAGGGAAGGTATGgcgtttttgtttgtttattattgaAAACGACTTGTAAATAAGTACCTTCAGTAATCAATATCAACAATTCTGGAATAATACACCTTGAATACATTACAGTTTTGATACTAAGAGTATGATTAATGGTTAGGTTACAAAACGTTATATTCTGTGGGCATTCTATCGTTATCACTACCACATGGTTTGTTTTTAGGCAGTTAGTCTTTTGGGAATTGTATTGTTGGGTAAGATGATAATAAAGGTCATCCTGATGGACGTTGACGAGGACGTGTAGATGGACAAACGGTCAATTTGGCGTAGGGTGTGAAAAAGTCAAAGGTAGCTCTTTCATTGTTTAATcactctcttcttcatcttttttgTCGTTGTATCAGTTATGTTTTAGCGACTTTTGTGTAGAAATGAATGCGAAAATTAGGAGAATCATGCGAGTCTCCTGCCTCTTCGTCTCCCCTTGCGTTCATCTTTCATGGCATGCACACATGTAAAATAATGTATGCAGTATTTactttatactccctccgtttcataatacttgatgttttagaaagataattttgtttcaaattagatgaaattttgagattttaaggttactttaactttattggaaactgttcaaccaattagatttcacagtcttttttattattggataattgattttaaaattatatctttaaaatattttttatttaaaaatacaattttcttaatctttgtgcactatggtaaaacatcaagtattatgaaacggagggagtatgttGGAAGGCATTCCACTTTTTCATTAGGTTTAAAATCAAacaacaaacatttttttttttatataaaatatttatattgaaatctACCCGATAAATCGGGAATCGGATACGGTTACAAGCTCGTTTTGAACAAAAGTATCAAAGTCAATCTATTACAAACCTAGCTTCGCCCACCTACTAAACCCGGCACATTCCACTAGTTTGTCTTTCGAAATTCTTCAATATTGGTAGCCGTTCTCAACCATCAACGCTTGCTCTTGGAAAAGTGAGGTTCTCCTCGTTACCTTGGATGCCGGGAATTTCCTTGACGTCTCCGGAGTAGCTGGTTTCCAAAGATCTCGACGAAGCTAGTAACCTTCTCCGTTCATTAAGCTCAGGACAACTGTAGGAGGGGATTCAGATACTTACCAAGAGCCTTGCTAGTGCCACCAAAGCCGATTCGTATGAAACGCCACACGACGTTTTGAACCACATCTCAAACAAGCAAGTGCTTGCTACAATCGCCACCACCGATACCTGCACAAAAACGGGCTGGAAGCCCTGCCACTTCTAAACTAGCCAGTCTCAAAACCTAAAAGGCAAATCAGGCACACCACCACGAGAGCTGAAGAAGCTAAGGTGGTCCTCGGAAGCGACCTTGATCAAATGGAGACACCGAGGCCGTGAATGACTCCCGAGCACAGCCTCGCCATTTGACGCCCTTGGGAACCAAGGGACATTAACCTATGAGTAAGAAGTTTCCCCCGGTGTCAATGGAGAGAGACCTTAACAATGAAGCGTCGAGACATCCCCAACAAAGCCATGACCAATGTCAGGAAGGTTGAATAGAAGCCGTGAAGACAATAACCGAAGTGATGTGTCCGAATGAGTTATCCACAAGAAGCCATAGACGACAACCTGCTACAAACAACACGATCATTCACACGAGCTAGAGCTGGGAACAGAGCACCATCACCGCCTGCGTACATCTGCCCAGAACCCGTCTCCGGTCTGAAGAAGCACCAGAGCTCACTTGACAAAGGACGAATAGCTCCAGAACACTCCGACGCCGGAGAGACCCAAAAGACTAACCCCTAATGTCGAAGAAACCAGTTGGAATCTCGAACACGGAGACTCTAAACAAGCTCCAACCATCATCAACTTCAACGACAAGACTTCCAGGGAAAAAATCGAAAGTAAAACCGATCTAATCCACAAACCCTAAAATCCGACCATTCACCGTACAAGCCGCTTCAGAACCTCACCGTGAAACCACCAGAAGCTGAAACGAAACCGGATCTGAAAACCTTGCGCTTGGCTTCTAACCCGGTCGTAACCCCACCGCAGATCCACTAGCATATCGGGAAGGAAGGAGGAGAGACGATGAATAGCAAATAGCAAAGGAGGAGGAGCAAGGGAGGAGGTGGCCCTCCGGCGTCGACACGCGCGCGGACGCACAGCCGGACGCCGGAGACGATCTTCAGATTAGTTTTGTGTTcgagagaagagaagagtcggggagagaggagagaggaggaAATGAATATCAAACAACAAACATTATTTCAAGAAATGAAACAATTAGTTTTAAGCGTGTGAAATCTCGTCCTCTATACCGcaaaatttgaaatatgttATCCCTTTTTAGGAAAACATACTAGCTCATATTATGTTTCAACCCATGGATTATTACCCTCAACAAACTCGACTGTCGATAAATTACCTTCTAAACTAGACTAAAGCTTGAACCAAATTCACAACTTAAAAGATTCGATGGTCCCCCCGCCCGCCCAAAAAAAGAAGTTCGTTGTTTTTCTTCTAAAACAATGAATTGGTTTGCAACTTAACGAAGTGAACAAGAACTCATTGAATGTCGAAGCTTTGGTGAACTACGGTCACAACTTGCGTTGTTTTACCGGAATTCGCGATGCTTATTACACATTAGTAGTACAAAGATGATTTACTAGCAGACGAAAATACTACTATATTTTTTTGAGTGACACAAATATACTACTAGTActataaaattaataagaatGTATATGAATCCAGAAAATGTAAACGACAGGTCGCATGTTTAGTGGaataaatttttgtaatttgggttttatttGGACAAGGGATTGTATTTTCAGGATTTGGTCTATGTCAAAactttaaatgaaaaatattaggtAAAGGTGGTGTGTATATTAGTTAAAAGAATTTGTTAACTGATATCATAAAAGTATACATAAAAGGTgataaaggtaaaaaaaaaactaaatcaggGTGACTAGTATAATACATGgtggtttatttttttcattttagttaTGGTTGTCGCTGCGAATGTTTTAAATAACAAACTATACACCTAATAACGTTTCAAGGCATAACGTAGAAACTAATATGAGG contains these protein-coding regions:
- the LOC108840153 gene encoding uncharacterized protein At4g00950; amino-acid sequence: MSFTKDQDRFCSTPKLPMFTYPMNRPYETPGLATPPVNIAGSVPFLWEEAPGKPRSSVRKLPRRNQTGENRGATRCLDLPPRLVLPGEACKSSTANEPSPTTVLDGPNDLRRRSLSLPRSAAVIRKLRGVPAPGEKRPFGSSRWGSFGNCKEVSEGVYDFSRFRDGGCDCRKDWAGGGYDFASDGGTKVKLFRRLQRKGNLFNLSHATKSDFWARVYEGFKQVIPWRRKQENLQRTNSSTI